One window of the Labilibaculum sp. genome contains the following:
- a CDS encoding response regulator transcription factor — protein sequence MKPILIVEDEPGMLMGLKDNLEFEGYQVDVADDGEIGLDKILGNEYSLVLLDVMLPKISGFDICKQARKKGISTPIILLTARGEEIDKVLGLEFGADDYITKPFSLRELLARIRAVLRRTENRIESKNDHLVEIGKLSINFSSFEGFVDQQEMKMSHKEVEILNYLWDNKNTIVSRDDLLDHIWGTEYQPTSRTIDNFILKLRHKIEVDPNHAKIILTVHGVGYRLVV from the coding sequence ATGAAACCAATATTAATTGTGGAAGATGAACCCGGCATGTTGATGGGATTGAAAGATAATCTGGAGTTTGAGGGATATCAGGTTGATGTAGCCGATGATGGTGAAATTGGACTGGATAAAATCTTAGGAAATGAATATTCTCTGGTGCTTTTGGATGTAATGCTTCCGAAAATTTCGGGATTTGATATTTGTAAACAAGCCCGTAAAAAGGGAATTTCTACACCAATAATTTTGCTGACCGCGAGAGGTGAGGAAATTGATAAAGTTTTGGGCTTGGAGTTTGGCGCTGATGATTACATCACCAAGCCATTTAGTTTGCGCGAATTACTGGCCCGAATACGTGCAGTACTAAGACGCACCGAAAATAGGATAGAAAGCAAAAATGATCATTTAGTTGAAATCGGAAAATTATCAATTAATTTCTCCTCCTTCGAAGGATTTGTTGATCAGCAGGAAATGAAAATGTCGCACAAAGAAGTTGAGATATTAAACTATTTGTGGGACAATAAAAATACAATCGTAAGTCGTGATGATCTTTTAGACCATATTTGGGGAACAGAATATCAGCCAACATCCCGAACCATTGATAATTTTATTCTGAAGCTGAGACATAAGATTGAAGTGGATCCAAACCATGCAAAAATAATATTAACCGTGCACGGTGTTGGATATCGACTGGTGGTTTAG